In the genome of Streptomyces sp. P3, the window CGGGTTGGCCGAGCACGCGCGCCGCGGCGTCCACATATCGCTCCCCTCCGAAGGGCCACTGCACCAGAAGCGTCTCGCGCAACCGCATCGGGAGTCCGGCAGCCGCCCGCACGGACGCGCTCTCCACGGCCTTCTGTACGACGGGCACGACGACGACGGGCACCGCGACCACCGCCGCCAGTCCGGCCGTGGTGGACCGGAAGACTCCGGCCGCCAGCACCCCGGCCCAGGCACAGCCGACCACGAGCCCGAGCCAACTCACGCCGAGCGAGATCCAGTCCGCGGGAACCCGGGCGAGTTCCTGCCCGTAGACGAGGTAGAGCACCTCGGCGTCGCAGCCCACCGTGAGACAGGCCAGCGTCACGGCGGTGACCGCGGCGACGATCAGCTTTGCGGTGAGCACCCCGAGCCTTCGCGGCACGGTGCCGCGCCACCCCGCCAGGGCGGGGTGGCGGAACTCGTCCCCGAAGGCCAGCGCGCCGAGCAGACCCGCGCCGAGGGCCGCGGGCGGCAGCGGCAGCTGTACGGGCCAGGCGGCCAGCAGCCGCGCCTGGGCGGTGTGGCCCGCCCCGCCCAGCACCACGGCGGTGAATGCGGAGAGGAGCAGTACGGCGGCGCCGGTGAGGAAGCCGGTGCTGATCCCGGTGGCGCGGCGGATCTCGTAGCGCAGGGGGCGCAAGGGGCTGGGTGCGGAGCGCGGGGAGAGGGGAGGCGGCAACGCGGGAAGGCTGCCGGGGGTTCGGGCAGCGCCGCGGCGAGGGGCGGGCGGCGAGGCCGTGGGCTCGGCGCCGGACTCGAAACGGAGGTCGTCCACGTCTTCGGGACGACCGGTCGGGGCGGAGCCGGTCGGGGCAGGGCCCGTAAAGGCAGAGCCGGTCGAGGCAGGGCCCGTAGAGGCGGGGTCTGCCGGGGCGGGGTCGAGCGGAGTGGGGTGCTCCAACGACGCGACCACGGACGGACTCCCGGCCGAGAGCGATCGTTTTGTCCTTCCGGGGTCCGACTCCAACCGCGCCGCGCCTCCGGCCACGCTCCCCGCAGCCCCGCTTCCGCCGGCCGTTTCCTCCAAGGCCGCGTTCCCCAACGCCATGCTCTCGAGGGCCTCGCTCCTCAAGGCCCTGCTCCTCAAGGCCTCGTGTCGCGTGATCTTGTTGCCCGTGGCCTCGTTCTCCGCGGTCGCGCTCTTCGCGGACCTGCTCTCCGCGGCCTTGCTCCCTGCGGTCTCCTTTTGCGTCTTAGGCCCCATGTCGCCCGTCTCGTCGGCGAGTTGGTGGACGAGGATGCCGTGGCGGAACGCCGTCTCACCGACGTCGGCGCAACTGCTGCCATACACGGAGAGCCGGTTGGCGCCCTCCTGCACCACCTCGACGGAACGCTGCGCTGCGCGGGCCTCCCTGGTGAGCTGTGCGGCGAGGCGAACGGCGTGGGGGCTGCGGACGGCCACCCTCGGGCGCAACCGGGTGCGGGCGAAGTCGGCGGCCTCCTGGTCGGCCACGAGCCTGCCCTGCTCCAGGGTGAGGACCCGGTCGGCGACGCGGGCGGCCTCCTTCGGATCGGCCGTGGTCGTCAGCACCGCGCCTCCCTGCTCGGCGTGCGCGCTCAGCATCCCGTGCAGCCAGCGGCTCTCGCGTCCGGACAGCCCGGCGGCCGGGTCGTCGAGGACGAGGGTGTGCGGGTCGGCGAGAAGCGCGCAGGCCAGGCCTAGTCGGCGGTCTGTACCTCGGGAGAGGCCACCGAGGCGTTCTTCACGCAGGCTGACCAGGCCGACCGCCTCGAGCACTTCGTCGGCTCGCCGGACCGCGACGCCGGCGGCCGCGCACAACATGCGCAGGTGGCCGCGGACCGTGCGGGCCGGGTGTCCGGGCACATCGCCGAGGAGGACGCCGACCTCGCGTGCGGGGTGGGCGACGCGATGCAGAGGGCGGCCTCTGAAGTAGGCCAGGCCGCGGCCCTGTTGAAGTCCGAGCAGAAGTCTCAGCACGGTGGTCTTGCCGGCGCCCGGCGCTCCGAGCAGCACGGTGACGCGGCCCGCGCACGCCTCGAAGGAGACGTCGTCGACGGCAGGCGGAAGCGCCTTACGGGAATCGCTGGTCAGTCCGTAGGCCTGGATCACCTTCAGGAAGATAGCGCGCTATATCCCTTTTTTCCGTGTACCGCACGGCCGGTCGTGCATCCGGGGCCGCAGTGCCGGTTCTCAGACCTCCGGGCGCAGCATCGGCGGGTTGAGCAACGTCGCGCCGCCGGCCCTGAAAAGTTGCGCGGGCCGGCCCCCCTGCCTGGTGGTGGTGCCGCCGGTGGGGACCAGGAAGCCGGGCGTACCCGTCACCTTGCGGTGGAAGTTGCGCGGGTCGAGCGCCACGCCCCACACCGCCTCGTAGACACGGCGCAGTTCGCCGACCGTGAACTCCGTGGGGCAGAACGCGGTCGCGAGGGAGGAGTACTCGATCTTGGAGCGGGCGCGTTCCACTCCGTCGGCGAGGATCCGTGCGTGGTCGAAGGCCAGCGGCGCGACCGGTTCGCCGTCCCGGACGTGCCCGCCGTGCTGGAGCAGTTCCTCGACGGGCGCCCAGCGCGCGTTGCTCGCGTCGCCGCCCGCTCGTGGTGCGGGCAGGTCGGGGGCGAGCGCCAGATGCGCGACGCTCACCACGCGCATGCGGGGATCTCGCTCCGGATCGCCGTACGTGGCCAGCTGTTCCAGGTGGGCACCGTTGTCCTGGGCCGGGACCGAGGGGTCATGGGCGTGCAGCCCGGTCTCCTCCGCCAGCTCGCGCGCCGCCGCCTGGGTGAGGTCCTCGTCCGCCCGTACGAAACCGCCGGGTAGCGCCCACCATCCCTGGAACGGCGTCTCGCCCCTGCGCACCGCCAGCGCGCACAGGGCATGGCGGCGCACGGTCAGCACGACCAGGTCCACGGTCACGGCGAAGGGCGGAAAGGCTGACGGGTCGTAGGACATGCGGCGATCATAGTCGTCTTCCTGACGATAAACACGTCCTTCATCGGCCGCATCGATGGCCGACCCTCGCCGCGAATGCTCATGGAACGGAGAGGTCACGCGCCCAGTTGAAGGCCCTCGGCCGCTTCCTCCACCATGGCGAGTCCGAGCCTGCTGACCCGTACGGAGAAGGGGGCGTCCGCGACCCGCATTCCCGTGAGACCGACCTCGCCCAGGGGTGCGCCGGGCAATGGGCGCAGGGCGACGGTCCCGGCCGGCGCGTCGGGGCGGATGCCGACGAGAGCGGTCAGCAGCAGGACGCCCGCGGCCGCGGCGGTCGCGGCGGGCCGGCACGCGGCCGGATGGGGCAGCGGCGCGCTGCCGTCCCCGCGCTGCTCCGCGGCGTACATCTCCGGGAGACGGTGGCCGAAGGCCTCGGACGCAGCCAGCACGCCCCGGAGCAGCGCTGTGCTCTCCTTCTCGTAGCCCGCGGCGGCCATGCCGGCGAAAGCGATCGCCGTCTCGTGGATGCGCACGGCGCCGCTGCGGTGGCCGAAGGGGTTGTAGCCGACCTCGTCGACGCCGAGGCCGCGAAGTCCCCAGCCCGAATCCATGACCGGACCGCCGAGCAGTCGGGCGAGCTGCTCGGTCTGCACCTTGTCCAGCAGTCCCGGGGCTTGGGCGCCGCCGCCCAGCAGTCCGGTGTCGAGGAGATGGGCCGCCGTCGCACAGAGGTGGGGCAGCGTCCGTCCGTCCGGAGTGCGCGCGGCGGCGGGCCGACCGCCGCCGGGGTCGTCGATCCAGAAGTCCCGGCGGAACACGGCACGGGAGGTCCGGGCCCACTCCCGCAGGGTGCCGCCGCCCGGTCTCGCGCAGGCGTCGAGGAGGTCGGCGCCGAGCAGGGCCGCACGGTGGGCATGGGCCTGGGTCTCGCAGCGTACGGGACCGTCGGGTTGGGGGTCACTCAGGTAGGGCTGGTCCCCGACCGCGCCGCGCAACCAGGTCAGGCACCGCTCGGCTGCCGGCAGGAGTTCCTCCGTCTCGTGATCGGGCAGTCCCCAGCGGCGGGCCTCGGCGAGGAGCGCGGGAAAGAGCAGCGTGGCCTCCGTTCCCGTGCAGCCCGGCGGGAGGTACGGGCCCGCGTCCCGCCGGGGGCCGGGAATCATGCCGGAGCGGGGGCCCGGTCCGGTGATCTGGGTGCGGGCCAGGATGCGCAGCGTCCCCGCTGCGAGGCGCGTGCCGAGCGGCAGTGCCATACGGGCGGCGGCCAGGGCGTCGGCCGGGGCGAGACCGCAGCGCCAGGGCGCTCCGGCGGCCAGATGGGTGTCCGCGGGGTGGGCGGGGTCGCGCACCAGCAGCGCCCGCAGATCCTTCACGCTCGTCGCCAGGAGGGCCCGGACGCGCGGATCGTCACCACTGGCGCTCGCCGGAGCCAGGGGGCTGGTCGCCGTACGACCCACGGCCCGGACCGGTCCGGCGCCGTCCAGACGTACCCGCAGCTCCACGCGGACGCTGCCGCCGGGAGGAACGTCGAACTCCCAGCGCAGCAGTCCCGCGGCGGCGATCGCGTCGGCGGGCGGCGGTTGAGCGGTGACGTACGAGGTTCCGCCGGCGCCGGACCAGCGCAGGCCGGTGCCGTGGACGCTGGCGGGCAGTTCGGGAACGGCGGCGCCGGCCCCGATCGCGCCCAGGTCGGCCAGGTCGGCGCCGAGAGCCACCTCCACCGGCAGGCACAGCGGCCGGGCCGCGGCACTGCGCAGGGTGATCCGCTCGACGCCGTCCGCCGAGCGGGTGCGCTCGACGATCACGTCGGGGTCCGGGCCGCCGTGCGGCGTGACGCGCAGAGCGGCGACGAAGTGGGCGCAGTCGGCCGATGTCATCCGGGCCTGGACGACGAGCGGTTCGCGGCCCGCCACCCGCAGCAGGCAACGGGACAGGATCCGTCGGCCCGCGCGGTAGATCCCGTCGAGTCCGTGTCCCGTCAACTGTCCCTGGTCGGACGAGACGGCGAGGCCCGGCAGAGCGACGCAGATCATCGCCGTGTGGGCGGGCGGCAGTCCGGTGGTGCGCTGCGCGGAGGGCGGCACGGTGCCTCTGCTCGTCGGTGTGGACGCGCGGCGCGGCGCGCCCGCCACCGGGAAGCGGGGGGTGCCGCGAACGCCCCGGCCGGTGGCCGGGCCCGGCCCGCCTCCCGGCTCCGCCAGCGGCGAGGGATCCGGGGCACGGAGCGTGGCCGACCTCTGCGCGACCGGTGGAGCCGGCGGGGCCGGTGAAGCGGGTGGAGAGGGCGTCGTGGGACCGGACGCCGTGCGCGGGCTGTCGAGGCGGGAGCGTTCGTCGGCGGCGGAGGGCGGAGTCGGCTGGTCCATGGGTGACTTCTTCTGCTCTCTGTGCGCCTCGGGCATGGTCGAGGCCTGGTGGAAGGCTCCGGCAGGTGCGGATGCGCGTCGCGGGCCACCCGTACGGGCGCTCCGCCACTCAGGTGAACGGGACCGCACTCCCCCAGGTCACGCACCGGGGCGCAGACCTCACCGAATGGCGGTGGACGAGCCCGGCGCTCCGGGTGCCCGCGCCGGGCGATCTCGCTCCGGCCTCACGACCTGCCGGGGGCGGCGTCGGCGTCGGATCGCGCTCCTTCGGTGCCGGAGCCACGACGCCGTGCGGAGGCCTTGCCGACGGGGCGGGGGCGGGACCTGGCCCGGCCGGCCGAAGCGGGACGGGTGGGATGCGGTTTCTGCGGGTGTGAGCGGGGGGCTCGGACCACCGAAGCGCCGCTTACCGATTCCGGTCCGGGGAGCGAGCCTTCGGGCTCCTCCCACGAGTCCGGAGCCTCCCTGATCACCGGCGTCTGCACCGCTGTCGACTCCTCCCTCGTCTCCGGAGCCCGCACCGCCTCCGGAGCCCGCACCGCCGTCGGTGTCTGCGCCGTCTCGCGTCGCACTTCCTGCCGGTGCGGCTCCTCGTCTGTCCCGAGGGCCGCGGGGCGCGCGCGTCCCGTGCGTTCGGCTCGGAGGCAGCGGCGTACCGACTCGGGGTCGAGGCCTTCGTTGCAGGCCTGGTGCAGAAGGCGGGCGAAGAGATACCCGGGGTCGGCGCCCAGGGCCATCGCCAGGGCCTCCCTAGCCTCTAGTTCGTCGCCGCTGGACCAGGCCACCCAGCCGGCCAGGGTGAGAGGCGCCGCCGCGTGTTCTCCGTACGGGCCCACGCAGCGGCGGGCCAGTGCCCGCCACAGACGCAGCGCCGGGGCCGCCTCGTCGCCCTCCATCCACTCCGCCGCCCGGTCGCGCGTCACCCGGTCCTGCAGGCCGAGGATCAGGGCGGCGGCCTCGTCCGGTCCGAGCAGTTCGTCGTCCCGGCAGTCGGCCTCCCGGGAGCCAGGCACGAGTGGCGCCGCGGTGAGGCGCCGCATGACATGTCGAGCCAGTCCGAGCGTCTCGTCGGCCACCGACGTGCGGCTCGACTCGTCGAGGATCCGGGGGACGAGCGCCAGGCCCGCGGTGTCCAGGGCGATCTCCTGCTCCAGGGCGGCGACGGTCTCCAAAGGCTGCAGCCGAGCGCGCAGTTCGCGCAGGGTGCCTCGAACCTGGATGCCCGCGTAGGTCGCGGCCGCGGCGAGCACGGAGGTCCCGGGCAGTCCCATCGGGACGCCCTCCACCGGGCAGCAGCCCTTGCCCGCGCAGCAGTACGACCAGAAGCGGCCGTCGGCGATGCAGAGCGCCTCGATCACCGGGACGTCGAGGCGCCCGCACGCCACCCTCAGCTGCTGGGCCAGTGGCTGCAGCCGTTCCATGGTCCGACGGCCCGTCTCCCCGTTCGCCGGTTCCTGGCACAGGTAGGCGACCATCTGGG includes:
- a CDS encoding ATP-binding cassette domain-containing protein encodes the protein MIQAYGLTSDSRKALPPAVDDVSFEACAGRVTVLLGAPGAGKTTVLRLLLGLQQGRGLAYFRGRPLHRVAHPAREVGVLLGDVPGHPARTVRGHLRMLCAAAGVAVRRADEVLEAVGLVSLREERLGGLSRGTDRRLGLACALLADPHTLVLDDPAAGLSGRESRWLHGMLSAHAEQGGAVLTTTADPKEAARVADRVLTLEQGRLVADQEAADFARTRLRPRVAVRSPHAVRLAAQLTREARAAQRSVEVVQEGANRLSVYGSSCADVGETAFRHGILVHQLADETGDMGPKTQKETAGSKAAESRSAKSATAENEATGNKITRHEALRSRALRSEALESMALGNAALEETAGGSGAAGSVAGGAARLESDPGRTKRSLSAGSPSVVASLEHPTPLDPAPADPASTGPASTGSAFTGPAPTGSAPTGRPEDVDDLRFESGAEPTASPPAPRRGAARTPGSLPALPPPLSPRSAPSPLRPLRYEIRRATGISTGFLTGAAVLLLSAFTAVVLGGAGHTAQARLLAAWPVQLPLPPAALGAGLLGALAFGDEFRHPALAGWRGTVPRRLGVLTAKLIVAAVTAVTLACLTVGCDAEVLYLVYGQELARVPADWISLGVSWLGLVVGCAWAGVLAAGVFRSTTAGLAAVVAVPVVVVPVVQKAVESASVRAAAGLPMRLRETLLVQWPFGGERYVDAAARVLGQPVGGAMTLSLAALLCAYLLTTLRGRVR
- a CDS encoding NUDIX domain-containing protein, translated to MSYDPSAFPPFAVTVDLVVLTVRRHALCALAVRRGETPFQGWWALPGGFVRADEDLTQAAARELAEETGLHAHDPSVPAQDNGAHLEQLATYGDPERDPRMRVVSVAHLALAPDLPAPRAGGDASNARWAPVEELLQHGGHVRDGEPVAPLAFDHARILADGVERARSKIEYSSLATAFCPTEFTVGELRRVYEAVWGVALDPRNFHRKVTGTPGFLVPTGGTTTRQGGRPAQLFRAGGATLLNPPMLRPEV
- a CDS encoding glycogen debranching N-terminal domain-containing protein; the protein is MICVALPGLAVSSDQGQLTGHGLDGIYRAGRRILSRCLLRVAGREPLVVQARMTSADCAHFVAALRVTPHGGPDPDVIVERTRSADGVERITLRSAAARPLCLPVEVALGADLADLGAIGAGAAVPELPASVHGTGLRWSGAGGTSYVTAQPPPADAIAAAGLLRWEFDVPPGGSVRVELRVRLDGAGPVRAVGRTATSPLAPASASGDDPRVRALLATSVKDLRALLVRDPAHPADTHLAAGAPWRCGLAPADALAAARMALPLGTRLAAGTLRILARTQITGPGPRSGMIPGPRRDAGPYLPPGCTGTEATLLFPALLAEARRWGLPDHETEELLPAAERCLTWLRGAVGDQPYLSDPQPDGPVRCETQAHAHRAALLGADLLDACARPGGGTLREWARTSRAVFRRDFWIDDPGGGRPAAARTPDGRTLPHLCATAAHLLDTGLLGGGAQAPGLLDKVQTEQLARLLGGPVMDSGWGLRGLGVDEVGYNPFGHRSGAVRIHETAIAFAGMAAAGYEKESTALLRGVLAASEAFGHRLPEMYAAEQRGDGSAPLPHPAACRPAATAAAAGVLLLTALVGIRPDAPAGTVALRPLPGAPLGEVGLTGMRVADAPFSVRVSRLGLAMVEEAAEGLQLGA
- a CDS encoding DUF4192 domain-containing protein, which translates into the protein MTNHSEATGTPENSDITGWAESGPDAPGREGRRRDGRDGKRHDREGHDRDEGGREGWDAAVHQVTLRTPEELADALPYLLGYRPEDSIVLVALHDEGGRGRFGGRARLGIPSNPDDWPAVADQLARGLVTGGERRGARPAQMVAYLCQEPANGETGRRTMERLQPLAQQLRVACGRLDVPVIEALCIADGRFWSYCCAGKGCCPVEGVPMGLPGTSVLAAAATYAGIQVRGTLRELRARLQPLETVAALEQEIALDTAGLALVPRILDESSRTSVADETLGLARHVMRRLTAAPLVPGSREADCRDDELLGPDEAAALILGLQDRVTRDRAAEWMEGDEAAPALRLWRALARRCVGPYGEHAAAPLTLAGWVAWSSGDELEAREALAMALGADPGYLFARLLHQACNEGLDPESVRRCLRAERTGRARPAALGTDEEPHRQEVRRETAQTPTAVRAPEAVRAPETREESTAVQTPVIREAPDSWEEPEGSLPGPESVSGASVVRAPRSHPQKPHPTRPASAGRARSRPRPVGKASARRRGSGTEGARSDADAAPGRS